Proteins co-encoded in one Bacteroidales bacterium genomic window:
- a CDS encoding ATP-binding protein, with amino-acid sequence MTKKVQISQQQAALSAKLNQLKAQKKLRNNEVAAIFGRSEGTISDLLNGSRSLTPKLISNIEAKLAEYIVAGNLISSLRQYSVMWNLARSCKESSDMRLVVGNTGIGKSVVFRKFAEQHSHVYYLKVDRRYTWNKLLLKMSQTMGIKLAKLKKPGSIYTTNYLYDTIIRHIENTSGSNPLLIIDESEVLSNAIYKNIKNLYTATEGLMGIIIVGITEVKGRIARISGLDTDSWLPVRDDSNQYTTFARRLKVHRIPNIGWSKAEAEGGVHDMDMYCRARGISSPEVISAARRQWWNYEEAERAVKRAHAFGFEMDKMNINEFNAL; translated from the coding sequence ATGACAAAAAAAGTACAAATAAGCCAACAGCAGGCCGCGCTTAGCGCAAAGCTGAACCAATTAAAGGCGCAAAAGAAGTTGCGCAACAACGAAGTAGCTGCCATATTCGGGCGCAGCGAGGGAACCATAAGCGATTTGCTGAACGGCAGCAGAAGTTTAACCCCAAAACTGATCAGCAACATAGAGGCTAAGCTGGCCGAGTACATAGTGGCCGGCAACCTGATAAGTTCGCTACGGCAGTACAGCGTAATGTGGAACCTGGCCAGGAGCTGCAAAGAAAGCAGCGACATGCGCCTGGTGGTTGGCAACACGGGCATAGGCAAGAGTGTGGTTTTTCGCAAGTTTGCCGAGCAGCACAGCCATGTGTATTACCTAAAGGTAGATCGCCGCTACACCTGGAACAAGCTGCTGCTAAAGATGAGCCAGACCATGGGCATAAAGCTTGCAAAGCTTAAAAAGCCCGGGAGCATCTACACCACCAACTATCTGTACGACACCATTATCCGCCACATCGAAAACACCAGCGGCAGCAACCCGCTGCTCATCATCGACGAGAGCGAGGTATTGAGCAATGCGATTTACAAAAACATAAAAAACCTCTACACCGCCACCGAGGGGCTGATGGGCATCATCATAGTTGGCATTACCGAGGTAAAGGGGCGCATAGCCCGCATCAGCGGACTGGATACCGACAGCTGGCTCCCGGTGCGCGACGACAGCAACCAGTACACCACTTTTGCCCGCCGCCTGAAAGTGCACCGCATACCCAACATAGGCTGGAGTAAGGCCGAAGCCGAGGGCGGCGTACACGACATGGATATGTACTGCCGGGCACGCGGCATTAGCAGCCCGGAGGTAATATCAGCAGCCCGCCGCCAATGGTGGAACTACGAGGAAGCTGAACGCGCCGTAAAACGTGCCCACGCTTTTGGCTTTGAGATGGACAAAATGAATATCAACGAATTTAACGCTCTGTAA
- a CDS encoding LacI family DNA-binding transcriptional regulator, translating to MKTKKQVKFTGRLPNALVAQHAGVSTRTVSRVLYKNTYTHTRAGRAVLEADRKLRNKLKEI from the coding sequence ATGAAAACTAAAAAGCAAGTAAAATTTACCGGAAGGCTGCCAAATGCACTGGTAGCACAGCATGCAGGCGTTAGCACGCGCACCGTGAGCCGCGTGCTGTACAAAAACACCTACACCCACACCCGCGCAGGCCGTGCCGTGCTGGAGGCCGATCGCAAACTTCGCAACAAACTAAAGGAGATATAA
- a CDS encoding SAM-dependent methyltransferase produces the protein MKDDLKEFLDTIATSFETNILTKLTLSKVRSKSADMRNVFVRPVMIKELLQLSFVYRFQTRDVTENLPIDQALPTIEQLLTSDFYQGNLFTTQEEIQWVINKKGNSRITRSAAGETAPLLQPLTHNRPKQRLITPENNIYLQALGVTNSRFEVVPAMNDKFRQINKFIEIIDSIIPTTPPAGLFTIADMGSGKGYLTFALYDHLTNNRNFKAEVTGVEMREELVQKCNAIAKQSSFDGLYFVSGTIQDYQPGKIEMLIALHACDTATDDAIAAGIRAGAATIIVAPCCHKQVRKAMTPPPALRPMLDHGIFAERQAEMLTDALRALLLTRQGYQVKTLEFISTEHTPKNVMIVATRSN, from the coding sequence ATGAAAGACGACCTGAAGGAATTTCTGGACACGATAGCAACGAGTTTTGAAACCAACATCCTCACCAAGCTTACCCTCAGCAAAGTGCGCAGCAAATCAGCTGATATGCGCAATGTTTTTGTGCGCCCGGTGATGATCAAAGAGCTTTTGCAGCTCAGCTTCGTTTATCGCTTTCAAACCCGCGACGTGACCGAAAACCTCCCGATTGACCAGGCCTTACCTACCATAGAACAATTGCTCACCAGCGACTTTTATCAAGGCAACCTTTTCACTACTCAGGAAGAAATACAGTGGGTGATCAACAAAAAAGGAAATTCACGGATAACGCGCTCTGCCGCCGGCGAAACCGCCCCGCTGCTCCAGCCGCTTACCCACAACCGCCCCAAGCAGCGTCTCATCACTCCCGAAAACAACATCTATCTGCAAGCGCTCGGCGTCACCAACAGCCGGTTTGAAGTGGTACCCGCCATGAACGATAAGTTCCGCCAGATCAACAAATTCATCGAGATAATCGACAGCATCATTCCCACAACACCTCCCGCCGGACTTTTTACAATCGCAGATATGGGTTCCGGAAAAGGCTATCTCACCTTTGCGCTTTATGATCATCTTACTAATAACCGAAATTTTAAAGCTGAGGTCACGGGAGTAGAAATGCGGGAGGAGCTTGTGCAGAAATGCAATGCCATTGCCAAACAAAGCAGTTTTGATGGATTATATTTCGTTAGCGGCACCATTCAGGACTATCAGCCGGGAAAGATAGAAATGCTCATTGCTTTGCATGCCTGCGATACCGCCACCGACGACGCCATCGCTGCGGGCATCCGTGCCGGCGCCGCAACCATCATCGTTGCGCCCTGCTGCCACAAACAAGTGCGCAAAGCCATGACACCGCCGCCGGCACTCCGGCCCATGCTCGATCACGGCATATTTGCCGAAAGGCAGGCCGAAATGCTTACCGACGCGCTTCGGGCGCTGCTGCTCACGCGGCAAGGCTATCAGGTGAAAACGCTCGAATTTATATCTACCGAACACACGCCTAAAAATGTGATGATCGTCGCTACGCGTTCCAACTAA
- a CDS encoding HAD family phosphatase, whose protein sequence is MDNFALIFDMDGVIADTAGLHQKAWIDFVHELGLQMSPETFRNKLFGRTNREIFNIVLDRHVSDKELDELITKKENLYRQYAQGKLKPLAGLEDFLKSAQAANIPMAVASSAPQINVEFTLRETNLASYFDHITSAQEVERGKPDPEIFELTAEKLNFTPPQCLVFEDSYAGLEAAQKANMKVIGIASTHSADDISGDYPVVKDFTEVDLKMVREQFDEEG, encoded by the coding sequence ATGGATAACTTTGCGTTAATTTTTGATATGGATGGCGTAATCGCCGATACTGCCGGGCTGCACCAGAAAGCCTGGATCGACTTTGTACACGAACTTGGCCTGCAGATGTCGCCCGAAACATTCCGCAACAAACTCTTTGGGCGCACCAACCGTGAGATTTTTAACATCGTGCTCGACCGGCATGTGAGCGATAAGGAACTCGACGAGCTAATTACTAAAAAGGAAAACCTTTACCGGCAATATGCTCAAGGGAAGCTGAAACCACTTGCTGGCCTGGAAGATTTTTTGAAATCTGCACAAGCAGCAAACATCCCGATGGCGGTGGCCAGTTCGGCTCCCCAAATCAACGTGGAATTTACGCTGCGCGAAACCAACCTGGCCTCCTATTTCGATCACATCACCAGCGCACAGGAGGTAGAACGCGGCAAACCTGATCCGGAGATTTTTGAACTTACTGCCGAAAAATTAAATTTCACCCCGCCGCAATGTCTGGTTTTTGAAGATTCTTACGCCGGACTGGAAGCAGCCCAAAAAGCAAACATGAAAGTAATTGGAATTGCCAGCACGCATTCGGCTGATGATATAAGTGGCGACTATCCGGTAGTAAAGGATTTTACGGAAGTTGACCTAAAAATGGTGCGAGAGCAGTTTGATGAAGAAGGATAG
- a CDS encoding AMP-dependent synthetase/ligase produces MEVTRIFDLLDRYAEHFRRSDVFAGKQNGIWKKYTYNDYIRLSNQVSYGLMELGYQKGDKIATISNNRPEWNFADMGMMQIGVVHVPIYPTISNDEFRHILSHSGVKAAIISDKTLYDKLRKIVDSLDSDIRLYTFSEIEEAIPWQQIIDTGQTNENKHREKLQQIKDSISPNDMASLIYTSGTTGQAKGVMLSHQNIVSNFIATAKLQPLDERHKVLSFLPLCHIYERMMNYHFQYKGIGIYYAESLGTITADLVEVRADGFNTVPRLLEKVYDRIVSKGKDLSGVKKKIFFWALKLGLRYELHGKNGAIYETKRKIADRLIYSKWREALGGRVKIIVSGGSALQPRLSRLFWAAGMRVMEGYGLTETGPVIAVSHAEYPNLKFGTVGPVLEDVEVKIAPDGEILTRGPNLMMGYYNDPEHTREVIDEDGWFHTGDIGVLDEGKFLKITDRKKEIFKLSSGKYVAPQLIENMFKESSFIEQIMVVGENEKFASALISPNFNYLHFWALKHKIHYRDNHELVNRPEIISRVQKEVDRTNQRLGAHEQIKRFRLVCDEWTPQSGYLSQTLKLKRAVIYRHYDPLLRKIYNYPGNGDIEKG; encoded by the coding sequence ATGGAAGTAACGCGCATCTTCGATCTGCTCGACCGCTATGCTGAGCATTTCCGCCGTTCCGATGTCTTCGCTGGCAAGCAAAATGGCATTTGGAAAAAGTACACCTACAACGATTACATCCGTCTGTCGAACCAAGTAAGCTACGGACTGATGGAGCTGGGCTACCAGAAGGGCGACAAGATAGCCACCATCAGCAACAACAGGCCGGAGTGGAATTTTGCCGACATGGGCATGATGCAAATCGGTGTAGTGCATGTGCCGATTTATCCCACCATCAGCAACGACGAATTCCGCCACATCCTGAGCCATTCGGGCGTAAAGGCGGCCATCATTTCCGACAAAACGCTTTATGACAAACTGCGCAAAATCGTCGATTCATTGGATTCCGATATCCGGCTTTACACCTTCAGCGAGATAGAAGAAGCTATTCCGTGGCAGCAGATCATCGATACAGGCCAGACCAACGAAAACAAACATCGCGAAAAGCTACAGCAAATCAAAGATAGCATCAGCCCTAACGACATGGCCTCGCTCATCTACACTTCGGGCACCACCGGCCAGGCCAAAGGCGTGATGCTCTCGCACCAAAATATTGTAAGCAATTTCATCGCCACAGCGAAACTACAACCCCTCGACGAGCGTCACAAAGTGCTTAGCTTTCTGCCGCTGTGCCATATCTACGAGCGCATGATGAATTACCATTTCCAATACAAAGGCATTGGTATTTACTACGCCGAAAGCCTGGGAACCATCACCGCCGACCTGGTGGAGGTTCGTGCCGACGGCTTCAACACGGTGCCGCGGCTGCTCGAAAAAGTTTACGACCGCATCGTTTCAAAAGGAAAAGATTTGTCGGGTGTAAAAAAGAAAATCTTTTTCTGGGCGCTCAAGCTGGGTCTGCGTTATGAGCTTCATGGCAAGAACGGAGCTATTTATGAGACCAAAAGAAAAATTGCCGACCGGCTGATTTACAGCAAATGGCGGGAGGCATTGGGCGGCAGGGTAAAGATAATTGTGTCGGGTGGTTCGGCGCTACAGCCTCGTCTTTCTCGGCTGTTCTGGGCTGCCGGCATGCGTGTTATGGAAGGTTATGGCCTTACGGAAACGGGGCCTGTAATTGCCGTTAGTCATGCAGAATATCCTAATCTAAAATTTGGAACAGTAGGGCCGGTACTCGAAGATGTGGAGGTGAAAATTGCTCCCGACGGCGAAATTCTTACCAGAGGTCCCAACCTGATGATGGGTTATTATAATGATCCGGAGCACACCCGCGAGGTAATTGATGAAGATGGCTGGTTCCACACCGGCGACATTGGCGTACTCGACGAAGGGAAATTCCTGAAGATTACCGACAGGAAAAAGGAAATTTTTAAACTCTCGTCAGGAAAATATGTAGCGCCACAGTTAATCGAAAACATGTTTAAAGAGTCGTCGTTTATTGAGCAAATTATGGTGGTAGGTGAAAATGAGAAATTTGCCAGCGCGCTCATCTCGCCCAACTTCAACTATCTGCACTTCTGGGCTTTGAAACATAAGATTCATTACCGCGACAACCACGAGCTGGTCAATCGGCCGGAGATAATCAGCCGTGTGCAAAAAGAGGTAGACAGAACCAACCAGCGGCTGGGTGCGCACGAGCAGATCAAGCGCTTCCGCCTGGTATGCGATGAGTGGACGCCACAATCGGGGTACCTATCGCAGACCCTTAAGCTCAAACGAGCAGTAATCTACCGCCACTATGACCCGCTGCTGCGCAAAATCTACAACTATCCCGGCAACGGAGACATTGAAAAAGGGTAA
- a CDS encoding 5'-nucleotidase C-terminal domain-containing protein encodes MKIQYFSSFLVLLLATQFLLSCNSEERPQHLQIKIIETSDVHGAIMPYDLVEDKATQYSLAQVHAYVEQERANKDQVVILLDNGDILQGDPLVYFYNYERTDTMHLVASVMNYMRYDAATLGNHDIEAGHPVYDRLCDDFNFPWLAANAIDTKSKKPYFKPYTILNYQGVKVAVLGMITPAIPKWLPPDIWSGMEFHDMIETAKIWVEEIKSKEKPDLLIGLFHAGVDYTYGQQQAETPMNENASRLVAEQVPGFDIVFVGHDHQGWNEQLENRAGNKVLLLGTTSRARDVAVASINLQLNKATNHYQKNITGEVVEMTDFTPDSAFIEKFTPALLQVQKYVSEPLGTITQTISSRESFFGDAAFTDLIHQAQLEQGDAEISFTAPLSMDRQLNVGPLYVRDLFKMYRFENLLYTMKLGGQEIVDYLEYSAGLWFATMTHPDDHLLLFATDSTGAVIMRNGKARLASQFYNLDDAEGIIYTVDVTKPAGARINIISLSDGTPFDLNKTYRVAVNSYRGNGGGGHLTIGSNIPQEQLQDRILKSTEKDFRFYLMQWIRDNKNVEPQVTNNWKILPENWTENAQKTDRKLLFGDPR; translated from the coding sequence ATGAAAATCCAATATTTTTCTTCATTCCTTGTCCTGCTTCTTGCCACACAATTTTTGCTCTCGTGCAACTCTGAAGAACGGCCGCAGCATTTACAGATCAAAATCATCGAAACCAGCGATGTGCATGGTGCCATTATGCCTTACGATTTGGTAGAAGACAAAGCCACGCAATATTCGCTTGCCCAGGTGCATGCCTATGTGGAGCAGGAGCGGGCCAATAAAGATCAGGTGGTGATTTTGCTCGACAACGGCGACATTTTACAAGGCGACCCTTTGGTTTATTTTTATAATTACGAACGCACCGACACCATGCATCTGGTGGCTTCGGTGATGAACTATATGCGCTATGATGCAGCCACTCTCGGTAATCACGATATCGAAGCCGGCCATCCTGTTTACGACCGACTCTGTGATGACTTTAACTTTCCGTGGCTTGCTGCCAATGCTATCGACACAAAAAGTAAGAAGCCTTATTTTAAACCCTACACCATTTTAAATTATCAAGGTGTAAAAGTGGCGGTGCTCGGAATGATCACACCTGCCATTCCGAAATGGCTGCCACCTGACATCTGGTCGGGGATGGAGTTTCACGATATGATCGAAACAGCAAAAATTTGGGTGGAGGAGATTAAAAGCAAGGAAAAGCCCGACCTGCTGATTGGTCTGTTTCACGCCGGGGTGGATTATACCTACGGACAGCAGCAGGCCGAAACGCCTATGAACGAAAATGCTTCGCGGCTTGTCGCCGAACAGGTGCCGGGTTTTGATATAGTTTTTGTTGGACACGACCACCAGGGGTGGAATGAGCAATTAGAAAACCGGGCCGGAAACAAGGTTTTGCTGCTCGGCACCACCAGTCGCGCCCGCGATGTGGCCGTTGCTTCCATCAATCTGCAGCTAAACAAGGCCACAAATCATTATCAAAAAAACATTACCGGAGAAGTTGTAGAGATGACTGACTTTACGCCGGATTCAGCTTTTATCGAAAAGTTTACGCCGGCTTTGCTTCAGGTGCAAAAATATGTTTCGGAGCCGCTGGGAACAATTACGCAAACTATTTCTTCGCGCGAATCCTTTTTTGGTGATGCTGCTTTTACTGATCTCATTCATCAGGCGCAGCTTGAGCAGGGTGATGCTGAGATTTCGTTTACGGCGCCGCTGTCGATGGACAGGCAACTAAATGTTGGGCCATTGTATGTGCGCGATCTCTTCAAAATGTATCGTTTCGAAAATCTCCTTTATACCATGAAGCTGGGCGGCCAGGAGATTGTAGATTACCTCGAATACAGCGCCGGCTTGTGGTTTGCCACCATGACCCATCCCGACGATCATCTGCTGCTTTTTGCCACCGACTCCACCGGAGCCGTAATAATGCGCAACGGAAAGGCTCGTCTGGCAAGCCAATTCTACAACCTCGACGATGCCGAAGGAATAATCTACACGGTGGATGTTACGAAGCCGGCCGGTGCCAGAATTAACATTATCTCACTTTCGGATGGCACACCTTTCGATTTGAACAAAACCTATCGTGTAGCCGTCAATTCCTACCGTGGCAATGGTGGCGGCGGACATCTCACCATAGGTTCAAACATTCCGCAGGAGCAGTTGCAGGATCGCATCCTGAAATCTACTGAGAAAGATTTCAGGTTTTATCTCATGCAATGGATCAGAGATAATAAAAACGTCGAGCCGCAGGTTACCAACAACTGGAAAATTTTGCCTGAAAACTGGACGGAAAACGCCCAAAAAACCGACCGGAAATTACTCTTTGGAGACCCACGATAA
- a CDS encoding OsmC family protein gives MEMKISYEGKKKVNAEFNGQIITTDQPLQAGGDGSAPAPFTLFLVSIGTCAGISVKAFCDQHNIPTDNISISQKMNYNYKTRLIDHIELKVHLPMDFPEKHKSAVINAVNMCAVNEHLKNPPIIETVAAMDA, from the coding sequence ATGGAAATGAAAATCAGTTATGAAGGTAAGAAAAAGGTCAATGCCGAGTTCAACGGACAAATCATTACCACCGACCAGCCTCTTCAGGCCGGAGGCGACGGAAGCGCTCCGGCACCATTCACACTATTTCTCGTTTCGATAGGTACCTGCGCCGGAATTTCTGTAAAAGCATTTTGCGATCAGCACAATATCCCTACCGACAACATATCCATCTCACAGAAGATGAATTACAACTACAAAACACGCTTGATAGATCATATAGAACTGAAGGTGCATTTGCCGATGGACTTTCCCGAAAAACATAAATCCGCCGTCATCAACGCGGTGAATATGTGCGCTGTGAATGAACATTTGAAAAATCCCCCTATCATAGAAACAGTGGCCGCGATGGACGCATAA